Proteins from a genomic interval of Siniperca chuatsi isolate FFG_IHB_CAS linkage group LG10, ASM2008510v1, whole genome shotgun sequence:
- the tsr2 gene encoding pre-rRNA-processing protein TSR2 homolog encodes MAASAASRELFTEGVRAVLHTWPVLQIAVDNGFGGVYGQQKADWMVDVVQQYFHDNADLQQCEIEDFIAQLMDQEFDTVVDDGSLPQVSVSLLEVFSQWQQGALQQLKHTINSLTQKKSQRPKVTALPTQSDEDSDDETQAMECESSSPSVSRTEPPQDEDDGWTVVRKKK; translated from the exons atggcggcctccgcaGCTTCACGTGAGCTCTTCACGGAGGGAGTCCGAGCGGTTCTTCACACCTGGCCGGTTCTACAG atTGCAGTGGATAATGGGTTTGGAGGCGTGTACGGCCAGCAGAAAGCTGATTGGATGGTGGATGTGGTCCAGCAGTATTTTCATGACAACG ctgACCTGCAGCAGTGTGAGATCGAGGACTTCATCGCTCAGCTGATGGATCAGGAGTTCGACACAGTGGTGGATGATGGGAGTTTACCTCag GTGTCCGTCAGTCTGCTGGAGGTGTTCAGTCAGTggcagcagggggcgctgcagCAGCTCAAACACACCATCAACTCTTTGACACAAAAGAAGAGTCAGAGGCCAAAGGTCACAGCTCTGCCCACACAGTCTGACgaagacagtgatgatgaaacaCAG GCGATGGAGTGTGAATCATCCAGTCCATCAGTCAGCAGGACAGAGCCTCCTCAGGATGAAGACGACGGGTGGACAGTGGTCCGTAAGAAGAAGTAA